The Salvelinus namaycush isolate Seneca chromosome 1, SaNama_1.0, whole genome shotgun sequence genome has a window encoding:
- the LOC120050775 gene encoding protein FAM163B-like: MRVLMERTSNYYCCKREEPEMEEEEQPDLAIMSSLPTPVHTADDQDMMATHPSEPNGPTFVYTPPLIRKPMTRSHRFCPSCTRYSLPFYLQHSSERLHNGDGRISYRTVQQQELDLPMDLASFNHKLNLIRSVTMREVVTHSHGVSTDV; this comes from the exons ATGAG AGTGTTGATGGAGAGGACTTCGAAT TATTATTGCTGTAAGAGGGAGGAgccagagatggaggaggaggagcaacCGGACCTCGCCATcatgtcctctctccccacaccagtGCACACGGCTGATGACCAGGACATGATGGCCACGCACCCCTCTGAGCCCAACGGGCCCACCTTTGTCTACACTCCTCCCCTGATCCGCAAACCAATGACACGCTCCCATAGGTTTTGCCCATCCTGCACTCGCTATTCCCTGCCCTTCTACCTGCAGCACTCCTCTGAGAGACTGCATAACGGTGACGGCCGCATCAGCTACAGGACTGTGCAGCAGCAGGAGCTGGACCTGCCAATGGACCTGGCCAGCTTCAACCACAAGCTCAACCTCATCCGCTCTGTCACCATGAGGGAGGTGGTCACCCACAGCCACGGTGTCAGCACCGATGTGTAG